From the Acidilutibacter cellobiosedens genome, one window contains:
- a CDS encoding TolB-like translocation protein, translating into MKKFNLLVLIVLSSVLINQSSVQPVQSSPSPSAEIKPETSAAVVKNDGLYLIDLNKAIDSKLCDGQIVGPKFSPNGEHVVFVRGNSICITDLKGNLNLVSSKFENMNGEYYSWIDNSRIVYSSEKGGLYTYDVQKGITNAIKKGAEYYSNMIYISDNNLLAEKYKEYTKPNDPGRYVKCFGIVSIDLKTGNEEIVIPDIPADWDEDGGTGAGMMPIIAGKSYDSSYVYIFKHFHSGSMSADGVPFGVYDVKNKKFISFDNVSTTCNNDNISPSPIINTQLAFTQTSGRMIWNGNSVGILDVKDHSFKRLSDKNVNAMTPTFSPDGKYIVYSASPAVTDVLDGKDFFQKGRQKIYAQNIATKEVTELTTAKDGFDFGPRYINNGKTLIFLRWDMKESNDENFIVSLWKLENGKETLISKDIMSVAYYGHMSTEDYMEIK; encoded by the coding sequence TTGAAAAAGTTTAATTTATTGGTTTTAATTGTTTTGTCATCTGTTTTAATTAATCAATCGTCGGTTCAGCCTGTTCAGAGCAGTCCATCACCATCAGCAGAAATTAAACCGGAAACAAGTGCTGCTGTTGTAAAAAATGACGGATTGTATTTGATTGATTTGAATAAGGCGATTGATTCCAAACTTTGTGATGGTCAGATAGTTGGCCCGAAATTTTCTCCGAATGGGGAACATGTTGTATTTGTACGGGGTAATTCCATATGTATCACTGATCTAAAAGGAAATCTAAATTTGGTATCAAGTAAATTTGAGAATATGAACGGTGAATATTACAGTTGGATTGATAATTCACGAATAGTTTATTCAAGTGAAAAGGGAGGATTATATACTTATGATGTTCAAAAGGGGATTACAAACGCGATAAAGAAGGGAGCAGAGTATTATTCCAATATGATTTATATATCCGATAATAACCTTTTGGCAGAAAAATATAAAGAATATACAAAACCTAACGATCCGGGAAGATATGTTAAGTGCTTCGGTATAGTGTCCATAGATTTAAAAACCGGAAATGAAGAAATTGTTATTCCTGATATCCCTGCAGACTGGGATGAGGACGGAGGAACAGGTGCAGGAATGATGCCTATAATTGCCGGAAAATCATATGACAGCTCTTATGTTTATATATTTAAACATTTTCATTCAGGTTCCATGTCGGCAGACGGGGTACCCTTCGGAGTATATGATGTTAAGAATAAGAAATTCATAAGCTTTGATAATGTTTCTACTACATGCAATAATGATAATATTTCACCGTCGCCGATTATCAATACTCAATTGGCGTTTACCCAAACTTCGGGAAGAATGATATGGAATGGAAACAGCGTTGGAATCTTGGATGTCAAAGATCATTCATTTAAAAGGCTTTCCGACAAAAATGTGAATGCCATGACACCAACCTTTTCACCTGACGGAAAATATATAGTATATTCTGCTTCTCCGGCTGTTACCGATGTTCTCGATGGAAAAGATTTTTTCCAAAAAGGAAGACAAAAAATATATGCTCAGAATATCGCTACAAAGGAAGTTACGGAATTGACTACGGCAAAAGACGGATTTGATTTCGGACCGAGATATATAAATAATGGGAAAACTCTTATATTTTTAAGATGGGATATGAAAGAATCAAATGATGAAAATTTTATCGTCTCTCTTTGGAAACTTGAAAATGGTAAAGAAACGTTGATCAGCAAAGATATAATGTCAGTGGCATACTACGGCCATATGAGTACGGAAGATTATATGGAGATAAAATAA
- a CDS encoding ABC transporter permease: protein MNLIRIEFMKLKKSNIWTSAVIIPMISVFLGSGNYYLNREILKSEWYSLWTQVSLFYGFFFYTITIAIICSYSWRMEHKDNNWNRILALPYSYLQLIISKIVSISIVSLCIQAIFLIFYYVTGKFVFGFKTEFPPEVFIWVGISWIISISVCSMQSFISMNIKSFSVPVGIALFLCFIGIGFYVFKGLGENLVYFLPNSLLIKGMSSNETEMLKVSEYIKMLISTLLFTVFFIYLSIISIKKIRN, encoded by the coding sequence ATGAATTTAATCAGAATAGAATTTATGAAATTAAAAAAGTCAAATATATGGACTTCGGCAGTTATTATACCAATGATTTCTGTTTTTTTAGGAAGCGGAAATTACTATTTGAATAGAGAGATATTAAAAAGCGAGTGGTATTCTTTATGGACTCAAGTAAGTTTATTTTACGGTTTCTTTTTTTATACCATTACCATTGCAATTATATGTTCTTATAGTTGGAGAATGGAACATAAGGATAATAATTGGAACAGGATTTTAGCTTTACCCTATTCATATTTACAACTTATTATCTCAAAAATTGTCTCCATATCTATAGTTTCATTATGTATTCAAGCGATATTCTTGATATTTTATTATGTAACGGGAAAATTTGTATTCGGATTTAAAACCGAATTTCCCCCTGAAGTATTTATTTGGGTGGGAATAAGCTGGATCATATCTATTTCTGTTTGCAGCATGCAATCTTTTATATCTATGAATATAAAATCTTTTTCTGTTCCTGTAGGCATTGCCCTGTTTTTATGTTTTATCGGAATCGGATTTTATGTTTTTAAGGGCTTGGGAGAAAATCTGGTATATTTTTTACCAAATTCATTATTGATAAAGGGAATGTCGTCAAATGAAACAGAAATGCTTAAAGTATCGGAATATATAAAGATGTTGATTTCAACTTTATTATTTACTGTATTTTTCATATATTTGTCAATAATAAGTATAAAAAAAATAAGAAATTGA
- a CDS encoding ABC transporter permease, producing the protein MINKIKKFSVENKKYRHLYLSLIFLLFLFMDMGIVIMTALDSNFQSTINKPESYSWLQLINSYLIAKTIFMPTLLAVITSRVADIENRGDMWKVLKTSGWTMEEIFDIKFLSIFLKYIIFQILEGILLVLVGRKVGITMPIPVERLTVTLISIIAISFAIMTIHYFLAMRYENQLIGLALSVCGSLSGIIGILLPFGISRFILYSYYAHLISTEFVKTGKDQWGLKLVPMRLYPLLVSALLGIFVFVWSRRKLKKLDF; encoded by the coding sequence GTGATAAATAAAATAAAAAAATTTTCAGTGGAAAATAAAAAATACCGCCATCTATATCTATCGCTTATATTTCTTTTATTTTTATTTATGGATATGGGGATAGTTATTATGACAGCTTTGGATTCGAATTTTCAGAGTACAATAAATAAACCGGAAAGCTATTCGTGGTTACAATTGATAAATAGTTATTTAATAGCAAAAACAATTTTTATGCCGACTTTACTTGCAGTCATTACAAGCAGAGTAGCTGATATAGAAAATAGGGGAGATATGTGGAAGGTGTTAAAGACTTCCGGATGGACTATGGAGGAAATATTTGATATTAAATTTTTATCCATCTTCCTAAAATATATTATATTTCAAATTTTGGAAGGAATTTTGCTTGTGCTGGTAGGAAGAAAAGTCGGAATAACTATGCCAATACCAGTAGAGAGATTAACTGTGACTTTAATTTCCATTATAGCCATAAGTTTTGCCATTATGACTATCCATTATTTTTTGGCTATGCGTTATGAAAATCAGCTTATTGGATTAGCTCTTAGTGTATGCGGCTCCTTATCTGGAATTATAGGAATACTTTTACCCTTCGGCATTAGTCGGTTTATACTTTATTCTTATTATGCTCATCTTATATCGACAGAATTTGTTAAGACTGGGAAAGACCAATGGGGGCTGAAATTAGTTCCTATGAGGTTATATCCTCTTTTGGTTTCTGCTTTACTCGGCATCTTTGTGTTTGTATGGAGTCGCCGAAAGCTGAAAAAATTAGATTTTTAG